Proteins co-encoded in one Vibrio sp. SNU_ST1 genomic window:
- the napA gene encoding periplasmic nitrate reductase subunit alpha, translated as MKMTRRAFVKANAAASAAAVAGVTLPATATNLIASSDQTKITWDKAPCRFCGTGCSVLVGTQNGKVVATQGDPEAPVNKGLNCIKGYFLSKIMYGKDRLEQPLLRMKDGEFHKDGDFAPVSWDKAFDVMAEKWKAALKKNGPTGVGMFGSGQWTVMEGYAAVKLMKAGFRSNNIDPNARHCMASAVGAFMRTFGIDEPMGCYDDFEHADAFVLWGSNMAEMHPVLWTRITDRRLSHPHVKVNVLSTYYHRSFELADTGYIFEPQSDLAIANFIANYIIQNDAVNWDFVNKHTNFKQATTDIGYGLRDDDPLQKAAANPNSGKMTDISFEDYKASVAEYTVEKASEMSGVSQNDLIKLAKQYADPNIKVMSLWTMGMNQHTRGVWMNSLVYNIHLLTGKISTPGNSPFSLTGQPSACGTAREVGTFSHRLPADMVVKNPKHRKIAEDIWKLPEGTIPAKPGAHAVVQDRMLKDGKINAYWVMCNNNMQAGPNINTERLPGYRNPDNFIVCSDPYPTATAQAADLILPTAMWIEKEGAYGNAERRTQAWYQQVKTVGDAKSDLWQIMEFSKRFTVEEVWGEELLAKAPEHRGKTMYDVLYKNGNVDAFPLSEAQELNDDAQAQGFYVQKGLFEEYAAFGRDHGHDLAPYDTYHKVRGLRWPVVDGKETLWRYKEGSDPYAKKGSGWDFYGKPDGKALIINAPYEAPPEVPSDEYDMWLCTGRVLEHWHTGTMTRRVPELYKAVPDALCYMHPTDAKARGLRRGDEVLIENKRGEVRVRVETRGRNRPPQGLVFVPFFDARILINKLILDATDPLSKQTDYKKCPVKITKVS; from the coding sequence ATGAAAATGACAAGACGCGCGTTTGTGAAAGCAAACGCAGCTGCATCAGCGGCAGCCGTTGCAGGTGTAACTCTACCAGCAACAGCAACCAACCTGATTGCTAGCTCTGATCAAACAAAAATCACGTGGGATAAAGCGCCTTGTCGTTTTTGTGGTACGGGCTGTTCGGTACTAGTTGGTACTCAAAACGGTAAAGTGGTCGCGACTCAAGGCGACCCAGAAGCACCTGTAAACAAAGGCCTTAACTGTATTAAAGGCTACTTCCTTTCAAAAATCATGTACGGTAAAGACCGTCTTGAACAGCCTCTTCTTCGTATGAAAGATGGTGAGTTCCACAAGGATGGTGATTTTGCACCAGTATCTTGGGACAAAGCTTTCGACGTAATGGCTGAGAAATGGAAAGCCGCTCTGAAGAAGAACGGTCCAACAGGCGTTGGTATGTTCGGTTCAGGCCAGTGGACAGTAATGGAAGGCTACGCAGCGGTTAAGCTGATGAAAGCGGGCTTCCGTTCAAACAACATCGATCCAAATGCTCGTCACTGTATGGCTTCTGCGGTAGGTGCATTCATGCGTACTTTCGGTATCGATGAGCCAATGGGTTGTTATGATGACTTTGAACACGCAGATGCGTTCGTGCTGTGGGGTTCAAACATGGCAGAAATGCACCCAGTACTATGGACTCGTATTACAGACCGTCGTCTAAGCCACCCACACGTTAAAGTAAACGTACTGTCTACTTACTACCACCGTTCTTTCGAGCTTGCAGACACAGGTTACATCTTCGAACCTCAATCTGACCTTGCGATTGCAAACTTTATTGCAAACTACATCATCCAAAACGATGCTGTAAACTGGGACTTCGTTAATAAGCACACGAACTTCAAACAAGCAACGACTGACATCGGTTACGGCCTTCGTGATGACGATCCGCTACAGAAAGCAGCTGCGAACCCTAACTCAGGTAAAATGACTGATATTAGCTTCGAAGACTACAAAGCTTCTGTCGCTGAATACACAGTTGAAAAAGCATCTGAAATGTCAGGTGTATCTCAAAATGACCTTATCAAGCTGGCTAAGCAATACGCAGATCCAAACATCAAAGTAATGTCACTTTGGACTATGGGTATGAACCAACATACTCGTGGTGTATGGATGAACAGCCTTGTGTACAACATCCACCTTCTTACAGGTAAGATTTCTACCCCAGGTAACAGCCCATTCTCACTAACTGGTCAACCGTCTGCGTGTGGTACAGCTCGTGAAGTAGGTACGTTCTCTCACCGTCTACCGGCAGATATGGTAGTTAAGAACCCTAAACACCGTAAGATTGCAGAAGACATCTGGAAACTTCCAGAAGGCACTATCCCTGCTAAGCCAGGTGCTCATGCTGTTGTTCAAGACCGTATGCTCAAAGACGGTAAGATCAACGCGTACTGGGTAATGTGTAATAACAACATGCAAGCTGGTCCAAACATCAACACTGAGCGTCTACCAGGTTACCGTAACCCAGACAACTTCATTGTATGTTCTGACCCGTACCCAACAGCAACAGCTCAAGCAGCTGACCTTATCCTTCCGACAGCAATGTGGATCGAAAAAGAAGGTGCTTACGGTAACGCTGAACGTCGTACACAAGCATGGTATCAACAAGTTAAAACTGTAGGTGATGCGAAGTCTGACCTATGGCAAATCATGGAGTTCTCTAAACGCTTCACTGTTGAAGAAGTTTGGGGCGAAGAACTTCTTGCTAAAGCACCAGAGCATCGTGGTAAAACGATGTACGACGTGCTGTACAAAAACGGCAACGTTGATGCATTCCCGCTGTCTGAAGCTCAAGAGCTTAACGACGATGCACAAGCTCAAGGTTTCTACGTTCAAAAAGGCCTATTCGAAGAATACGCTGCCTTTGGTCGCGACCACGGTCACGACTTAGCACCTTACGATACTTACCACAAAGTGCGCGGTCTACGTTGGCCCGTTGTTGACGGTAAAGAAACATTATGGCGCTACAAAGAAGGGTCAGATCCATACGCTAAAAAAGGTTCTGGTTGGGATTTCTACGGCAAGCCAGATGGTAAAGCTCTTATCATCAATGCACCTTACGAAGCACCACCAGAAGTACCAAGCGATGAGTACGACATGTGGCTATGTACAGGTCGTGTTCTTGAGCACTGGCACACAGGTACTATGACTCGTCGTGTACCAGAACTTTACAAAGCAGTACCGGATGCACTTTGTTACATGCACCCTACTGATGCCAAAGCTCGTGGCCTTCGCCGTGGTGATGAAGTTCTTATCGAAAACAAACGTGGTGAAGTACGCGTTCGTGTTGAAACTCGTGGTCGTAACCGTCCACCACAAGGCTTGGTATTCGTACCATTCTTTGATGCAAGAATTCTGATCAACAAGTTGATCTTGGATGCAACAGATCCTCTGTCTAAGCAGACGGATTACAAGAAGTGTCCAGTTAAGATCACTAAGGTTTCTTAA